Proteins encoded in a region of the Epinephelus lanceolatus isolate andai-2023 chromosome 20, ASM4190304v1, whole genome shotgun sequence genome:
- the LOC144458982 gene encoding uncharacterized protein F54H12.2-like, with protein MAELDLFSAPMTQLSIDEKLYAEILPLSAITNSGPIEFFIPGDFEKYLDLNDTLLHLRLKITKADGTNMDNVAPVGLVNYPLNTIFSQCDIILGDRLISQSSATHPYRAMIETLLNFSEDSLKSQLTAALFYKDTAGSMDSVVTNNGPNKGLVKRARFTADSRELHLLGPLHADILFCERLLLNSVDLRIKLTRASDAFCLMHAANANFKLKISGASLFVKKTTISPAVRLGHAAALLRGNALYPLSRVNVKTYSIPENTRVCNQENLFLGTMPKYVVLAMVNHEAFTGKSDLSPFNFAHNNVEYLALCQDGRQVPAKAFQPQFDQGQSVREFYNMYTATGRHLKDLPLGIDREDFNQGYSLFVFNLNAAEDADALSPVSNGCLRLEMRFRVPLPHTTTLIVYTCYESILEINSKRQVLVDYY; from the coding sequence ATGGCGGAGCTGGATTTATTTTCAGCCCCCATGACGCAGCTGTCTATAGACGAAAAGCTCTACGCAGAGATTTTGCCTTTATCGGCCATTACCAACTCGGGGCCTATAGAGTTTTTCATTCCCGGAGACTTCgaaaaatatttggatttgAATGACACCTTGCTACACCTGCGACTGAAAATTACCAAAGCGGACGGTACGAACATGGATAATGTCGCGCCCGTAGGCCTCGTGAATTATCCTCTGAATACCATTTTCAGTCAGTGCGACATTATTCTCGGCGATAGATTGATATCGCAATCCAGCGCCACTCACCCGTACAGAGCCATGATCGAAACCCTCCTCAACTTTTCAGAAGATTCTCTAAAAAGTCAGCTTACCGCCGCATTATTTTACAAAGACACGGCAGGCTCAATGGATTCTGTGGTGACAAATAACGGACCTAACAAAGGTCTGGTGAAGAGAGCTCGGTTCACCGCTGATTCCCGCGAGCTTCACCTGCTGGGCCCTCTCCACGCCGACATACTTTTCTGCGAGAGGCTTCTCTTGAACTCTGTGGATCTGAGAATTAAACTGACCCGCGCTAGCGACGCCTTCTGTCTCATGCACGCCGCTAACgctaattttaaattaaaaatatcgGGCGCTTCTTTGTTTGTCAAGAAAACGACCATTTCCCCCGCGGTGCGTCTGGGTCACGCAGCGGCCCTGTTGAGGGGTAATGCGCTCTATCCTTTGTCCCGCGTCAACGTAAAAACGTACTCCATCCCAGAAAATACTCGAGTATGTAATCAAGAAAATCTCTTTTTGGGCACGATGCCGAAATATGTAGTGTTGGCTATGGTGAACCACGAAGCCTTTACGGGAAAAAGTGACCTGTCACCCTTCAACTTTGCTCACAACAATGTGGAATACTTGGCCCTCTGTCAGGACGGCAGACAGGTGCCCGCCAAAGCTTTCCAGCCTCAATTTGACCAAGGCCAGTCAGTCAGAGAGTTTTACAACATGTATACGGCCACGGGAAGACACCTGAAAGATTTGCCGCTAGGCATCGACAGGGAGGATTTTAACCAGGGGTACTCGCTGTTTGTGTTTAATCTCAACGCGGCCGAAGATGCAGACGCCTTGTCCCCCGTCTCCAACGGGTGCTTGAGGTTGGAAATGAGATTCAGAGTTCCCCTGCCGCATACAACCACTCTAATCGTGTACACGTGTTATGAGAGTATTTTGGAGATCAACTCCAAACGTCAAGTGCTGGTGGATTATTAttga